One region of Acidovorax sp. T1 genomic DNA includes:
- a CDS encoding MFS transporter, which translates to MSSPSTSLWSPLRQTAFRGLWICGGVFFVGNGMQTMAAAWLMVELTGSSFLAALVQTAVFMPMFLLALPAGVLADTTDRRRLISGALLAQTVACALLALLVLGGWGGPTSVLLLVFVCGCCTAMLTPAWNSSVIDPVPRDGWPQAITAVSIAYNAARAVGPTLAGLLFALLGAGWVFAVTVATTLVMWESIRRWPPKAHPPSKLPAERLWGGTLSGLRFAWHSRMILAQLVRVTAFSAAGSALWALLPVIAQRLGTGAQGFGLLMGCLGTGAVLVGLVLGRLRARFGLEAIVGTAGGVFAAAMLVAALTQRAWFVYLWLLLAGAAWMSAMSTFNTATQASAPQWVRSRAVAMHMVAALGAFAMGSAFWGASSDLIGITPTLCVAAALMVASLLLARSMPLRIGALHEVTQATPWDELFIEAEPLPEAGPVAVEVGYRIAPGTDAAFLDAIGRMKAPRRRDGATFWRVYKDLGEPSRYVERFIVESWAGYLHQRARATLADQALETEVRAFLAPGEIVRMSHYIAER; encoded by the coding sequence ATGTCCTCGCCCTCAACCTCTTTATGGAGCCCCCTGCGCCAGACCGCTTTCCGGGGCCTGTGGATCTGCGGCGGGGTGTTCTTTGTCGGCAACGGCATGCAGACCATGGCGGCCGCGTGGCTCATGGTGGAACTCACGGGCTCGTCGTTCCTGGCGGCGCTGGTGCAGACCGCCGTGTTCATGCCCATGTTCTTGCTGGCGCTGCCCGCCGGCGTGCTGGCCGACACCACCGACCGCCGGCGCCTGATCTCTGGCGCGCTGCTGGCGCAGACCGTGGCCTGCGCGCTGCTGGCCCTGCTGGTGCTGGGCGGATGGGGTGGCCCGACGTCGGTGTTGCTGCTGGTGTTTGTGTGCGGCTGCTGCACGGCCATGCTCACCCCCGCCTGGAACTCGTCGGTGATCGACCCGGTGCCGCGCGACGGGTGGCCGCAGGCCATCACCGCCGTCAGCATTGCCTACAACGCGGCGCGCGCCGTGGGGCCCACGCTGGCGGGGCTGCTGTTTGCGCTGCTGGGGGCGGGCTGGGTGTTTGCCGTCACGGTGGCCACCACGCTGGTGATGTGGGAGTCGATCCGCCGCTGGCCGCCCAAGGCGCACCCGCCGTCCAAACTGCCCGCCGAGCGCCTGTGGGGCGGCACATTGAGCGGCCTGCGCTTTGCCTGGCATTCGCGCATGATCCTGGCGCAGCTGGTGCGGGTGACGGCCTTTAGCGCGGCGGGCTCGGCGCTGTGGGCATTGCTGCCGGTGATTGCGCAGCGCCTGGGCACCGGCGCGCAGGGCTTTGGCCTGCTGATGGGCTGCCTGGGCACGGGCGCGGTGCTGGTGGGCCTGGTGCTGGGACGGCTGCGCGCGCGCTTCGGGCTGGAGGCCATCGTGGGCACCGCCGGCGGCGTGTTTGCCGCGGCCATGCTGGTGGCGGCGCTCACGCAGCGGGCCTGGTTTGTCTATCTGTGGCTGCTGCTGGCGGGCGCGGCGTGGATGTCGGCCATGTCCACCTTCAACACCGCCACCCAGGCCAGCGCGCCGCAGTGGGTGCGCTCGCGCGCGGTGGCCATGCACATGGTGGCGGCGCTGGGCGCGTTTGCCATGGGCTCGGCGTTCTGGGGCGCCTCGTCCGACCTGATCGGCATCACGCCCACGCTGTGTGTGGCTGCGGCCCTCATGGTGGCCAGCCTGCTGCTGGCCCGCTCCATGCCCCTGCGCATAGGCGCCCTGCACGAGGTGACGCAGGCCACGCCCTGGGACGAGCTTTTCATCGAGGCCGAGCCCCTGCCCGAGGCCGGCCCCGTGGCCGTGGAGGTGGGCTACCGCATCGCGCCGGGCACCGACGCGGCCTTTCTGGACGCCATCGGCCGCATGAAGGCCCCGCGCCGGCGCGATGGCGCCACCTTCTGGCGCGTGTACAAGGACCTGGGCGAACCCTCGCGCTATGTCGAGCGCTTCATCGTCGAATCCTGGGCCGGCTACCTGCACCAGCGCGCCCGCGCCACCCTGGCCGACCAGGCGCTGGAGACCGAGGTAAGGGCTTTCCTCGCGCCCGGCGAAATCGTGCGGATGTCGCACTACATCGCTGAACGGTGA
- a CDS encoding LysR family transcriptional regulator, producing MSQSFNYRHLFYFWVVAKEGGIARAAERLDMAVQTISAQVRELEKSLGVSLLRSEGRNLVLTDAGVAALHEADLIFALGELLPVRVREAASGQTLRLNLGISDGIAKLAVHRLLTPVLDEPHLRLLCHEGEFQPLLGELALHKLDAVLADRAAPPNPTLRTTSQLLGSSAIAWYAPPLWAEATANGFPHSLAVVPVLLPTDHAAMRARIDHWLERERIRPRIAGEFEDSALLSTFAATGMGVMPAPVSLGEHLAQTHGLVQVGSTPDVQEQFHLIYSARKVMHPLLTRLLASGQSGTLLNQ from the coding sequence ATGAGCCAAAGCTTCAATTACCGCCATCTTTTCTACTTCTGGGTGGTGGCCAAGGAAGGCGGCATTGCCCGCGCCGCCGAGCGGCTGGACATGGCCGTGCAGACCATCAGCGCCCAGGTGCGCGAGCTGGAAAAATCGCTGGGTGTAAGCCTGCTGCGCAGTGAGGGGCGCAACCTGGTGCTGACCGACGCCGGCGTGGCGGCGCTGCACGAGGCCGACCTCATCTTTGCGCTGGGTGAGCTGCTGCCCGTGCGCGTGCGCGAGGCCGCCAGTGGCCAGACGCTGCGGCTGAACCTGGGCATCTCTGACGGCATTGCCAAGCTGGCCGTGCACCGGCTGCTGACGCCCGTGCTGGACGAGCCCCACCTGCGGCTGCTGTGCCATGAGGGCGAATTTCAGCCGCTTTTGGGCGAGCTGGCACTGCACAAGCTCGACGCGGTGCTGGCCGACCGCGCGGCGCCGCCCAACCCCACCCTGCGCACCACCAGCCAGCTGCTGGGCAGCAGCGCCATCGCCTGGTATGCCCCGCCGCTGTGGGCCGAGGCGACAGCCAACGGCTTTCCGCACAGCCTGGCCGTGGTTCCCGTGCTGCTGCCCACCGACCACGCCGCCATGCGCGCGCGCATCGACCACTGGCTGGAGCGCGAGCGCATCCGCCCGCGCATTGCCGGCGAGTTTGAAGACAGCGCCCTCTTGAGCACCTTTGCCGCCACCGGCATGGGCGTGATGCCCGCGCCCGTGTCGCTGGGCGAGCACCTGGCGCAGACCCATGGCTTGGTGCAGGTGGGCAGCACGCCCGATGTGCAGGAGCAGTTCCACCTGATCTACAGCGCGCGCAAGGTGATGCACCCACTGCTGACGCGGCTGCTGGCGTCGGGGCAGAGTGGCACGCTACTGAATCAATAG
- a CDS encoding TerC family protein: METIGTWWMWAGFAVFVVVAIAIDLLVMERQGAHKVTMKEAVRWSLLWFSLAFVFVAILWWYLDGSQGREVANTVSMQFITGYLVEKSLSIDNIFVFLMLFSYFAVPPQYQKRALIIGIIGAIVLRTLLILVGAWLLATFHWLLYVFGAFLVFTGAKMWFAAGQEPDIATNPVLTLLKKRMRITDRFDGEKLSTMIDGVKHYTPLFVVLVLIGTTDIIFAVDSIPAIFAITSDPFIVLTANIFAILGLRALYFLLADLANRFHLLAYGLALVLVFIGGKMLLIDLVKIPIGYALLVTATLIAGSIVLSLRASSQGSPALPPKG; this comes from the coding sequence ATGGAAACGATAGGAACCTGGTGGATGTGGGCGGGATTTGCCGTCTTTGTGGTGGTGGCCATTGCCATCGACCTGTTGGTGATGGAGCGCCAGGGCGCGCACAAGGTCACGATGAAAGAGGCCGTGCGCTGGAGTCTTTTGTGGTTCTCGCTGGCCTTTGTGTTTGTGGCCATCCTGTGGTGGTATCTGGACGGCAGCCAGGGCCGTGAGGTGGCCAACACGGTGTCAATGCAGTTCATCACCGGCTATCTGGTGGAAAAAAGCCTGTCGATCGACAACATCTTCGTGTTTCTGATGCTGTTCAGCTACTTTGCCGTGCCGCCGCAGTACCAGAAGCGCGCGCTCATCATCGGCATCATCGGCGCCATCGTGCTGCGCACGCTGCTGATTCTGGTGGGCGCCTGGCTGTTGGCCACCTTTCACTGGCTTTTGTATGTATTTGGCGCGTTTTTGGTGTTTACCGGCGCGAAAATGTGGTTTGCTGCAGGGCAGGAGCCCGACATTGCCACCAATCCGGTGCTCACCCTGCTGAAAAAGCGCATGCGCATCACTGACCGGTTTGACGGCGAAAAGCTCAGCACCATGATCGACGGCGTCAAGCACTACACCCCGCTGTTCGTGGTGCTGGTGCTGATCGGCACCACCGACATCATCTTTGCGGTGGACAGCATTCCGGCGATTTTTGCCATCACCAGCGACCCGTTCATCGTGCTCACGGCCAACATCTTCGCCATCCTGGGCCTGCGCGCGCTGTACTTTTTGCTGGCCGACCTGGCCAACCGCTTCCACCTGCTGGCTTACGGCCTGGCGCTGGTGCTGGTGTTCATCGGCGGCAAGATGCTGCTGATTGACCTGGTGAAGATTCCGATCGGCTACGCGCTGCTGGTCACGGCCACGCTGATTGCCGGTTCCATCGTGCTGTCGCTGCGGGCGTCGAGCCAAGGCTCGCCTGCCCTGCCTCCCAAGGGCTGA